The Salvelinus alpinus chromosome 35, SLU_Salpinus.1, whole genome shotgun sequence genome window below encodes:
- the LOC139563934 gene encoding zinc finger protein 135-like — protein sequence MDKDKLAVSHDPCSWFEMHQFIGDLMVSGGALGLKDAPPAAPGSAQPRQAPAESIREARDGDVSGQAQHHTCTCPGCPYSSSSFQTIKPSSTYSPELSQPQSQAKETSTQSPSPAPTTPTNQGTSSPSPLPQIPTFPCFCCRRGFQTCTQLLHHHQGAADFPFSQTHTHYHHHCPLTTCLPHHHSHPGLAPGTFPCLSCQHSFPSCSQLFRDQQGNTPPQNHVGGVTIVSPTLHPCMHCTASFPRPSQLLQHQRTQHAHKAGGFLCTECGRAFNSHSNLRIHLNVHTGARPYSCPDCGKSFSQSGALKIHRRIHTGERPYACTYCGRGFPHLAGVRAHQRTHTGEKPYRCTQCEKCFTQSGALKIHTRIHTGERPFVCSLCGKGFSNRSGIRFHQRTVHGMVSDMGGGGGAGGSHRGRQSLDSSAAVERPSANPNRLRNNPHTDVSSSITPAPTKILSPGSLRAPPGSGLTVTSDKELQFQSSSVKIPSRRAEPGSSREGRAQLYTCEDCGLLFGDAPSRNRHQTVVHYSTEGVEEEGLGDTEGEG from the exons ATGGACAAAGACAAGTTAGCTGTGAGC CATGACCCATGCTCCTGGTTTGAGATGCACCAGTTCATTGGAGACCTGATGGTCTCTGGGGGGGCTCTGGGGCTAAAAGACGCCCCACCAGCAGCCCCAGGCTCAGCCCAGCCCAGACAGGCCCCGGCAGAGAGCATTAGAGAGGCCAGAGACGGAGACGTCAGTGGACAAG CTCAGCACCATACCTGCACTTGCCCTGGCTGCCCCTACTCTTCTTCCTCCTTCCAGACCATAAAGCCCAGCAGCACCTACAGCCCAGAGCTCAGTCAGCCCCAGAGTCAGGCCAAGGAGACCAGCACCCAGAGCCCCAGCCCAGCCCCTACCACTCCCACTAACCAGGGTACTTCTTCACCAAGCCCCCTGCCTCAAATCCCCACCTTCCCTTGTTTCTGCTGCCGGCGGGGCTTCCAGACCTGCACCCAGCTACTGCACCACCATCAGGGGGCAGCAGACTTTCCCTTCTCCCAGACACAcacccactaccaccaccactgcccCCTTACCACCTGCCTGCCCCACCACCACTCCCACCCTGGCCTGGCCCCTGGCACCTTCCCTTGCCTGTCCTGCCAGCATTCCTTCCCCTCCTGCTCCCAGCTCTTCCGCGACCAGCAGGGCAACACACCCCCCCAGAACCATGTTGGAGGGGTGACCATAGTGTCCCCCACCCTACACCCATGCATGCACTGTACAGCCTCCTTCCCCCGACCCTCTCAGCTGCTACAGCACCAGCGCACCCAGCACGCTCACAAGGCCGGTGGCTTCCTGTGCACCGAGTGCGGGCGCGCCTTCAACTCCCACTCCAACCTCCGCATCCACCTCAACGTACACACCGGCGCCCGGCCCTACTCATGCCCTGACTGCGGCAAGAGCTTCAGCCAGTCGGGAGCGTTGAAGATCCACCGGCGCATTCACACTGGGGAGAGACCCTATGCCTGCACCTACTGTGGGAGGGGCTTCCCCCACCTGGCCGGGGTCCGGGCCCACCAAAGGACCCACACAGGTGAGAAGCCCTACCGCTGCACCCAGTGTGAGAAGTGCTTCACCCAGTCGGGGGCACTGAAGATCCACACAAGGATCCACACCGGGGAACGGCCGTTTGTGTGCAGCCTCTGTGGGAAGGGCTTCTCCAACCGCTCCGGCATCCGCTTCCACCAGCGCACTGTCCATGGGATGGTGTCAGATatgggagggggtggaggagccgGTGGGTCCCATAGGGGGAGACAGAGTCTAGACAGCTCAGCTGCTGTGGAACGCCCCAGTGCCAATCCAAACAGGTTACGCAACAACCCCCATACTGACGTGAGCTCCAGCATTACTCCTGCCCCGACCAAAATCCTTTCCCCTGGGTCTCTCCGTGCTCCTCCAGGGTCAGGTCTGACTGTAACCTCAGACAAAGAGCTCCAGTTCCAGTCTAGCAGTGTGAAGATCCCCTCCAGGAGAGCAGAACCGGGCAGTAGCAGGGAAGGGAGGGCTCAGCTGTACACCTGTGAGGACTGTGGGCTGCTTTTTGGGGACGCTCCCTCCAGAAACCGACACCAAACTGTGGTGCACTACTCTACagaaggggtagaggaggagggcctGGGGGACACTgagggggaggggtga